Genomic DNA from Flavobacterium sp. N502540:
CTTTCCAGCCTTTATAATCTGCAGGTCTTGTGTATATAGGTCCCGAAAGCAAATTGTCCTGAAAACTGTCAGTCAATGCTGAAGTTTCGTCGCTCAAAACACCAGGAATCAGTCGGATTAAAGCATCAGATAATACTAAAGCGCCTAATTCTCCACCGGATAATACATAATCGCCAATTGAAATTTCTTTGGTAATAAAATGATCACGTACACGTTGATCTACCCCTTTATAATGTCCGCAGAGAATGATAATGTTTTCATACATCGACATCGTATTGGCCATTTTTTGATTTAGAGTTTCTCCATCAGGTGACATATATATAATTTCATCGTACTCGCGCTGGCTTTTTAAATGCGTGATACAGTCATCAATAGGCTGAACCGTCATTACCATTCCGGCACCTCCGCCAAACGGATAATCGTCAACACTTTTTTGCCTATTTGTGGTATAATCACGCAAATTATGAAAATGAACTTCTACTAAACCTTTGTCTATGGCACGTTTCATAATCGAAGCCTCAAACGGACTCTTTA
This window encodes:
- the trmD gene encoding tRNA (guanosine(37)-N1)-methyltransferase TrmD is translated as MRIDIITILPELLKSPFEASIMKRAIDKGLVEVHFHNLRDYTTNRQKSVDDYPFGGGAGMVMTVQPIDDCITHLKSQREYDEIIYMSPDGETLNQKMANTMSMYENIIILCGHYKGVDQRVRDHFITKEISIGDYVLSGGELGALVLSDALIRLIPGVLSDETSALTDSFQDNLLSGPIYTRPADYKGWKVPEVLTSGHFAKIDKWREDMAYEHTKNRRPDLLEEK